In Gossypium arboreum isolate Shixiya-1 chromosome 6, ASM2569848v2, whole genome shotgun sequence, the following are encoded in one genomic region:
- the LOC108459059 gene encoding translocase of chloroplast 90, chloroplastic, whose translation MKGIRDWVFTQVLSNSLASSRPLSGSGGGFFPEAPSSQEFESEDQGSSHTTSSVALSVPPDISSPSSSIHDNDSFTSQQQILVEGSNISHGSPNRKKMDPLAKIEDLQITFLRLLLRLGQSQDNLLVAKVLYRMHLATLIRAGESDLKRVNLRNERAKTIAREQEASGLQGLDFSIKILVLGKTGVGKSATINSMFDQPKTETNAFQPATDCIQEITGTVHGVKVTFIDTPGFLPSSSSTMRRNRKVMLSVKRFIRRSPPDVVLYFERLDLLNMGYSDFPLLKLMTEVFGTAIWFNTILVMTHSSSALPEGPNGYPVNYESYVNHCTDLVQQYIHQAVSDSRLENPVLLVENDPRCKRNFLGENILPNGQVWKSQFLLLCICTKVLGDANQLFEFQDSIELGQVSNNQLPSLPHLLSSFLRHRSVSNSAEPEIGIDEILLSEEAEEEYDQLPSMQILTKSQFKKLTKSQKKAYLDELEYRETLYLKKQLKEECLRRKESKLSKEKSFEGNDGDDADNNVAPEAVPLPDMAVPPSFDSDCPVHRYRCLVTNDLLLARPVLDPHGWDHDVGFDGINLETALEVKNNVFASIAGQMSKDKRDFSIQSECAVAYVDPVGPTYSLGLDLQSTGKDLMYNVHSNAKLRSLKHNFTDCGISLTSFRNKYYVGAKLEDTILVGKRVKFVMNTGLMEGSGQLAYGGSFEACFRGRDYPVRNDNLSLTMTALSFRKETVLGGGFESEFRPLRGMRLSINGNINSQKMGQVRVKMSGSDHVEIALVAVFSIFKALLRRKATGNRDLEALEGV comes from the exons ATGAAAGGTATTCGAGACTGGGTTTTCACTCAAGTACTATCCAATTCATTGGCATCCTCCAGACCACTGTCCGGCAGCGGCGGCGGTTTCTTTCCTGAGGCTCCTTCGTCTCAAGAGTTTGAATCAGAAGACCAAG GTTCATCTCACACCACCAGTTCGGTAGCTTTGTCAGTGCCTCCTGATATATCCTCCCCTTCTAGTAGCATTCATGATAATGACTCTTTTACTTCACAGCAGCAAATCCTAGTTGAAGGTTCTAATATTTCGCATGGTAGTCCTAATAGAAAAAAGATGGATCCATTGGCTAAGATTGAGGATCTCCAGATTACATTCTTGCGTCTTCTCCTACGTTTGGGGCAATCTCAAGACAATCTTCTGGTGGCAAAAGTTTTATATAGGATGCACCTAGCAACTTTGATACGAGCAGGGGAATCAGATTTGAAGAGAGTGAACCTAAGAAACGAGAGAGCCAAAACAATAGCAAGGGAACAGGAGGCATCTGGGCTCCAAGGATTAGATTTCTCTATTAAAATACTTGTCCTTGGCAAAACAGGAGTTGGCAAGAGTGCAACCATAAATTCTATGTTTGATCAACCTAAAACTGAGACAAATGCATTTCAGCCTGCCACCGATTGCATTCAAGAGATCACAGGAACTGTTCATGGGGTTAAAGTAACATTCATTGATACCCCTGGTTTTCTACCTTCATCTTCTAGTACCATGAGAAGGAATAGGAAGGTTATGCTGTCTGTGAAGAGATTCATTAGAAGATCCCCTCCAGACGTTGTTTTATATTTTGAGCGGCTTGACCTCTTGAACATGGGTTATAGTGATTTCCCACTTTTGAAGCTTATGACTGAAGTTTTTGGTACTGCAATTTGGTTTAACACTATCCTTGTCATGACACATTCTTCTTCAGCACTTCCTGAAGGACCTAATGGGTACCCTGTCAATTATGAATCTTATGTGAACCATTGCACTGATTTAGTGCAGCAATATATTCACCAGGCAGTGTCTGACTCGAGGCTTGAAAACCCGGTACTTTTAGTGGAGAATGACCCTCGGTGCAAAAGAAATTTCTTGGGGGAAAATATACTTCCAAATGGGCAGGTTTGGAAATCTCAGTTCTTGTTATTATGCATATGTACCAAGGTTCTTGGTGATGCCAACCAGCTCTTTGAGTTTCAAGACAGCATTGAATTAGGACAAGTAAGTAACAATCAGTTGCCTTCTCTGCCTCATCTTCTCTCATCTTTTTTACGTCATCGGTCAGTATCAAATTCAGCTGAGCCAGAAATTGGAATTGATGAGATTCTCCTCTCAGAGGAAGCAGAAGAGGAGTATGATCAATTGCCTTCAATGCAAATCCTGACAAAGTCTCAATTTAAAAAATTGACTAAATCACAGAAAAAAGCCTATCTTGATGAGCTGGAATATAGGGAGACTCTTTATTTGAAGAAACAGTTGAAGGAAGAGTGCCTCAGACGGAAGGAGAGCAAGCTCTccaaagagaaaagctttgaagGTAATGATGGTGATGATGCTGATAACAATGTGGCTCCAGAGGCTGTCCCATTACCGGATATGGCAGTCCCTCCAAGTTTTGACTCAGATTGCCCAGTACACAGATACCGCTGCCTGGTCACAAATGACTTGTTGCTTGCGAGACCTGTTCTTGATCCACATGGATGGGATCATGATGTTGGATTTGATGGAATAAACTTGGAGACAGCTTTGGAAGTGAAAAACAATGTTTTTGCTTCAATTGCAGGGCAGATGAGTAAGGACAAGCGTGATTTCAGTATTCAATCTGAATGTGCGGTAGCGTATGTGGATCCTGTGGGGCCTACTTATTCTTTAGGACTTGATCTTCAGTCTACTGGTAAAGATCTTATGTATAATGTCCACAGCAATGCAAAGCTGAGGAGCCTCAAGCACAATTTTACTGATTGTGGAATCTCTCTGACATCATTCCGAAACAAGTATTATGTTGGCGCGAAGCTTGAGGATACGATATTGGTGGGGAAGAGAGTGAAGTTTGTTATGAATACTGGGCTAATGGAGGGTTCTGGACAACTGGCATATGGTGGGAGTTTTGAGGCTTGTTTTAGAGGGAGGGACTACCCTGTGAGAAATGATAATCTCAGCCTGACTATGACAGCTCTCTCATTTAGAAAAGAGACAGTCCTTGGCGGAGGTTTTGAGTCCGAGTTCAGGCCATTACGAGGTATGAGGCTGTCTATTAATGGCAATATAAATAGCCAGAAAATGGGGCAAGTCCGTGTGAAGATGAGTGGCTCTGATCATGTGGAGATTGCATTGGTTGCTGTCTTTTCAATTTTCAAGGCCCTTTTGCGTCGAAAGGCCACTGGAAATAGAGACCTTGAAGCATTGGAGGGTGTTTGA